The following proteins come from a genomic window of Legionella cherrii:
- a CDS encoding alkane 1-monooxygenase yields MKLSKKLSFMLAYLLVILPFIGFYFGHFYSFLPFFVLFTLIPLMDVWFVDSSNPDSTQEQRLLKDRYFKLITWIYVPVQYSFLILAIYLVVHYPLTVTEFIGFSLSIGLLTGGIGITLAHELMHKNSTIDQLLSKILLVSVCYGHFFIEHVRGHHVHVATPRDPATARLGESLYHFLPRTIIGSFRSALNLEGKRLNRLGYSWYHWNNQFYWIIGIPFLLAIALLYYGGWGGLLFFILQSLTAILLLEIINYIEHYGLERKKLANGSYEKVSAQHSWNASHWLSNMLLFHLQRHSDHHVHGARPYQLLRHIDSSPQLPSGYLGMLILALFPPLWRGVMDKRVLISRSKNS; encoded by the coding sequence ATGAAACTGAGTAAAAAGCTGTCTTTTATGTTAGCCTATTTGTTGGTGATATTGCCTTTTATTGGTTTTTATTTTGGTCATTTTTACAGTTTTCTTCCATTTTTTGTATTATTCACCTTGATTCCTTTGATGGATGTTTGGTTCGTTGATTCAAGTAATCCAGACAGTACTCAAGAGCAGAGGTTACTCAAGGATCGATATTTCAAACTCATTACCTGGATATATGTACCGGTGCAATATAGTTTTCTGATTTTGGCGATTTATTTGGTCGTACATTATCCGTTAACGGTCACCGAATTTATTGGATTCAGTTTGTCGATTGGGCTTTTAACCGGTGGCATCGGAATTACTCTTGCCCATGAGCTCATGCATAAAAACTCCACGATTGATCAACTCCTAAGTAAAATTTTATTAGTCAGTGTATGTTACGGTCATTTTTTTATTGAGCATGTCCGTGGGCATCATGTTCATGTGGCTACGCCTAGAGATCCTGCAACAGCTCGGCTAGGGGAGAGTTTGTATCATTTTTTACCAAGGACAATTATTGGTTCTTTTCGTTCGGCGCTCAACCTAGAAGGCAAGCGTTTAAATCGTCTAGGATATTCATGGTATCATTGGAACAATCAATTTTACTGGATTATTGGTATTCCTTTTCTTTTAGCAATAGCTCTTCTTTATTATGGTGGGTGGGGGGGGCTTTTATTCTTTATCCTGCAGTCATTGACTGCCATTTTATTGTTGGAAATCATTAACTACATTGAACATTATGGTTTAGAGCGCAAGAAACTCGCTAATGGTTCCTATGAGAAAGTTTCCGCACAGCATTCATGGAATGCGAGTCATTGGCTGAGCAATATGCTCCTTTTCCATTTGCAAAGACATTCTGATCATCATGTTCATGGAGCACGCCCTTATCAACTATTAAGACATATTGACTCAAGCCCACAACTTCCTTCTGGTTATTTGGGAATGTTAATTTTGGCTCTGTTCCCCCCATTATGGCGGGGGGTAATGGATAAAAGAGTACTGATTAGTCGCTCGAAAAACTCATGA
- a CDS encoding DUF3541 domain-containing protein, giving the protein MRYLIVILILFNSIGHANIGEQILKEYQSKFYTLPVTHQEHFAMRMYTLTGNEEYINPIINYLYLLGGRYRYLYKNLQNDVVIEIENKRLLSITDGDTEKTKKRIKESLKYPRIAYYLSLLILTNKIYFYHMEETPLFPDTRKIINFLKTKSSDFEKYILDEENIKIYGAQLINYVYYLYDLGIIDLRKPYTQKFKNIFPDSQDAQLTDLDYSAKIYGMTHFILSESRYYQKQLDPNRFNWITQYFKTHIDEIISRTEYDVIVEVGICLMLIKSKDLKTINKIKSHLKAIYNKNYHILPNKENSFDFIKGEHRNILTIMLFSWPNKLTEVPKSLFQIMLEKNFILSEYDSKIIFGFRVPY; this is encoded by the coding sequence GTGCGTTATTTAATTGTAATTTTAATCTTATTCAATTCCATAGGTCATGCCAATATTGGCGAGCAGATTTTAAAAGAATATCAGTCTAAATTTTATACTTTACCCGTTACTCATCAAGAGCACTTTGCTATGAGAATGTATACTTTAACGGGCAATGAAGAATATATAAATCCTATTATTAACTATCTGTATTTGCTTGGGGGTAGATATAGATATCTTTATAAAAATTTACAAAATGACGTAGTGATTGAGATTGAAAACAAAAGGTTATTATCAATTACTGATGGAGATACTGAAAAAACTAAAAAAAGAATCAAAGAAAGTTTGAAGTACCCTAGAATTGCTTACTACCTCAGTTTACTCATTTTAACCAATAAAATATATTTTTATCATATGGAGGAAACTCCATTATTTCCTGACACGCGCAAAATTATTAATTTTTTAAAAACCAAAAGTAGTGATTTTGAAAAATATATTCTTGATGAGGAAAACATTAAAATATATGGGGCGCAGCTTATAAATTATGTTTATTATCTATACGATTTAGGAATTATTGATTTAAGAAAACCGTATACTCAAAAATTTAAGAACATATTCCCTGACAGTCAGGATGCCCAATTAACTGATTTGGATTATTCCGCAAAAATTTATGGTATGACCCATTTTATTTTAAGTGAAAGTCGTTATTATCAGAAGCAACTTGATCCAAATCGATTTAATTGGATAACTCAATATTTTAAAACTCATATCGATGAAATTATATCGCGCACAGAATACGATGTGATTGTTGAGGTGGGGATTTGTCTTATGCTTATCAAGAGTAAGGATTTAAAAACAATTAATAAAATCAAATCTCATTTAAAAGCCATTTACAATAAGAATTATCACATCCTTCCTAATAAGGAAAACTCATTTGACTTTATTAAAGGGGAGCATCGCAATATTTTAACAATCATGCTTTTTAGCTGGCCAAATAAATTAACTGAAGTTCCAAAATCATTGTTTCAAATCATGTTGGAGAAAAACTTTATTCTCAGTGAATATGACTCAAAGATTATCTTTGGGTTTCGTGTGCCGTATTAG
- a CDS encoding helix-turn-helix domain-containing protein, producing the protein MLIHSPQELALLIKNQRKKLKLSQAEVADLVGLKQKTISAIENNPENMRLSTLFRILSALSLDFKASTKSEQTTTNPWNDEW; encoded by the coding sequence ATGCTGATCCACTCACCACAGGAATTGGCACTGTTGATAAAAAATCAACGAAAAAAACTAAAACTAAGCCAAGCTGAAGTTGCTGATTTAGTAGGCTTAAAGCAAAAAACCATTTCTGCCATTGAAAATAATCCCGAAAATATGAGATTAAGTACTTTATTTCGAATATTATCTGCTCTTAGTCTAGATTTCAAAGCATCAACAAAAAGCGAACAAACAACAACCAATCCATGGAATGATGAATGGTAA
- a CDS encoding type II toxin-antitoxin system HipA family toxin, which produces MVKKNQTLYVLMNGILVGMLEKTAQGGLRFTYHHDWLTQAGSRPISLSLPLINPTYSGDVVYNFFDNLLPDNQQIRARIQARFQIATSQPFDLLAGIGRDCVGAIQLVTAPLVEFEKKIKFKPVSEQKIASILRNYRINPLGMSQEDEDFRISIAGAQEKTAFLYHENQWCEPLQETPTTHIFKLPIGVIAHQQMDLSDSCENEWLCSLLAKSYGLPVADCNILHFEDVKVLSVKRFDRRLSRDKSWIMRLPQEDMCQALGVSYNIKYQSDGGPGIKEIMNLLLGSANSIADRDMFYRAQVFFWLLAAIDGHAKNFSLFIEAEGKYRLSPLYDIISAYPLIKKNQLQSQKIKMAMALKGKNNHYHWHTLQRRHFLDTSKDANYSSDRAEMILNDMLEKTDSVIQEVSKKLPAEFPNHISEPIFEGLHKAKQKLEQ; this is translated from the coding sequence ATGGTAAAAAAGAATCAAACTCTTTATGTCTTAATGAATGGCATTTTAGTAGGGATGCTTGAGAAAACAGCTCAGGGAGGATTGAGATTTACCTACCACCACGATTGGTTAACTCAGGCAGGATCTCGGCCTATTTCGCTCTCTTTACCACTTATTAATCCCACTTATTCTGGCGATGTAGTATATAATTTTTTTGATAACTTGCTTCCAGATAATCAGCAGATTCGTGCGCGCATTCAAGCACGCTTTCAAATAGCGACCAGCCAGCCCTTTGATCTGCTCGCGGGTATTGGTAGAGATTGCGTAGGAGCCATTCAGCTGGTAACGGCTCCATTAGTTGAATTTGAGAAAAAAATTAAATTTAAACCTGTAAGTGAGCAAAAAATTGCCTCAATTTTACGAAATTATCGAATAAACCCCTTAGGCATGAGCCAAGAGGACGAAGACTTCCGAATTTCTATTGCAGGAGCGCAAGAAAAAACAGCTTTTTTATATCATGAAAACCAATGGTGTGAACCACTTCAAGAAACGCCAACCACCCATATCTTTAAATTACCCATTGGTGTTATTGCTCACCAGCAAATGGATTTAAGCGACAGTTGCGAAAACGAGTGGCTATGTTCCCTTCTTGCGAAAAGCTATGGACTACCAGTAGCCGATTGCAACATTCTTCATTTTGAAGACGTAAAGGTTTTATCTGTAAAACGATTTGATCGCAGACTGTCTCGCGATAAAAGCTGGATTATGAGATTGCCTCAAGAGGATATGTGCCAAGCACTGGGCGTTTCATACAACATTAAGTATCAATCGGATGGAGGCCCAGGTATAAAAGAAATTATGAACTTATTACTTGGGTCAGCAAACTCAATTGCCGATCGGGATATGTTTTATCGAGCCCAGGTTTTTTTCTGGTTACTTGCCGCAATTGATGGACATGCTAAAAATTTCAGCCTTTTTATTGAGGCTGAAGGAAAATACAGGCTCTCACCATTATATGACATTATCTCCGCATATCCCTTGATCAAGAAAAATCAACTGCAATCCCAGAAAATTAAAATGGCTATGGCTTTAAAGGGAAAAAACAATCATTACCATTGGCATACCTTGCAACGTCGACATTTTTTAGACACGTCAAAAGACGCCAATTACTCTTCGGACCGCGCTGAAATGATTCTCAATGACATGTTGGAAAAAACAGATTCAGTGATACAAGAAGTCTCAAAAAAATTACCTGCTGAATTTCCAAATCATATTTCTGAGCCTATATTTGAGGGTTTGCATAAAGCAAAGCAAAAATTAGAACAATGA
- a CDS encoding polysaccharide deacetylase family protein, with product MLLRWTGVTLLFCILNSPCFAEEKEIAITIDDLPFVGSGTSTPASLKRTQSRFMAIVKALVDNQVPATGFAIGGAVAKNEWDLLETFRNQGFALGNHTYTHKSLNNMSADKYIADIDRADTVLAPVLTEPKYFRYPYLAEGTGQKKQKVNDYLVAHQYTIAPVTIDSKDYEFNARFYRIPYRKRAENLPAFKKRYLAYIWQQTLRAEKNAKGKNVKQILLIHANLLNSLCLEDIIALYKKHGYKFISLADALKDNTAQSLNNNKEALNSVIPPFKEAGKKTAGHQS from the coding sequence ATGTTACTTCGATGGACCGGTGTAACGCTTTTGTTTTGCATACTTAATTCTCCATGTTTTGCGGAAGAAAAAGAAATTGCAATTACAATTGATGATTTACCCTTTGTTGGATCAGGCACAAGCACACCAGCAAGTCTGAAAAGAACCCAAAGTCGATTTATGGCAATCGTCAAAGCACTTGTTGATAATCAAGTTCCAGCCACAGGTTTTGCAATTGGCGGAGCAGTAGCCAAAAATGAATGGGATTTGCTGGAAACATTTCGCAATCAAGGATTTGCTTTAGGAAATCACACTTATACTCATAAAAGCTTAAATAATATGAGTGCTGATAAATACATAGCCGATATTGATCGTGCTGATACCGTCTTAGCACCTGTACTCACAGAACCTAAGTATTTTCGTTATCCTTATTTGGCTGAGGGTACTGGTCAAAAAAAACAAAAAGTGAACGACTATTTGGTCGCACATCAATATACCATTGCTCCAGTAACGATAGACAGTAAAGACTATGAGTTTAATGCACGCTTTTACAGAATACCTTATAGAAAAAGAGCCGAAAATCTTCCAGCATTCAAAAAACGTTATTTGGCATACATCTGGCAACAAACTTTAAGAGCAGAGAAAAATGCTAAAGGAAAAAATGTCAAACAAATTTTATTAATCCATGCCAATCTTCTCAACAGCTTATGTTTAGAAGACATCATTGCACTCTATAAAAAGCATGGATACAAATTCATTAGTTTAGCTGATGCCTTAAAGGACAATACCGCTCAATCTTTGAATAACAATAAAGAAGCATTAAATAGCGTTATCCCACCATTTAAAGAAGCAGGGAAAAAGACTGCTGGTCATCAAAGCTAG
- a CDS encoding murein transglycosylase A produces the protein MKTKILSITTFLALIALSFSAWWFWSMKKPSTLFRQANFDRLPGWKSADLKKSLQTFQTSCRAFIKQNPEQIVGTEHINLQVKDWQPACNAALKISPTAEKEVRQFFETWFTPVEFTDTGEKPGLFTGYYVPAIKGSYTKSKKYHVPLYETPDDLVTSDLGLFFNDLKNRSIVGRLEGKKLVPYYTRAQINRGALKGKARVLVWINSPIDRLFLEIQGSGVIELENGQNLYVGYDAQNGAPYTAIAGVLIKKGVMTKDNASMQAIKRYLEAHPKQMDKVINKNKSFVFFRKMTEGVALGSQGVALTPGYSLAIDKQWIPMGAPLWLTTTRPDSTNPDENKPLQRLMIAQDTGGAIRGKVRGDVFWGGGEKATLIAGHMKNHGHYWILLPKNAVSRLEKNKLISG, from the coding sequence ATGAAAACGAAAATTCTCTCTATTACAACTTTTTTAGCCTTAATTGCCTTGAGTTTTTCAGCGTGGTGGTTTTGGTCGATGAAAAAACCATCCACTCTGTTTAGACAGGCTAATTTTGATCGATTACCCGGTTGGAAATCTGCAGATTTAAAAAAATCGTTACAGACTTTTCAGACTTCGTGCCGGGCTTTTATTAAGCAAAATCCTGAGCAGATTGTGGGTACGGAGCATATTAACTTGCAGGTAAAGGATTGGCAGCCAGCCTGTAACGCTGCTTTAAAAATTTCTCCTACTGCTGAAAAAGAAGTAAGACAGTTTTTTGAAACGTGGTTTACTCCAGTGGAGTTTACCGATACGGGCGAAAAACCTGGTTTATTTACTGGTTATTATGTGCCTGCAATTAAAGGCAGTTATACTAAATCCAAAAAATATCACGTTCCTCTTTATGAAACGCCAGATGATTTGGTGACGTCTGATTTAGGACTTTTCTTTAATGACTTAAAAAATCGCAGTATTGTAGGTCGTTTAGAAGGTAAAAAACTGGTTCCTTATTATACTCGTGCACAAATTAATCGTGGGGCACTTAAAGGCAAAGCACGTGTTTTAGTATGGATTAATAGCCCCATCGATCGTTTGTTTTTGGAAATTCAAGGTTCGGGAGTCATTGAGCTTGAGAATGGTCAGAATCTTTATGTGGGTTATGACGCACAGAATGGAGCTCCTTACACTGCTATTGCTGGAGTTTTGATCAAAAAAGGAGTTATGACTAAAGACAATGCATCCATGCAAGCAATAAAACGTTATTTGGAAGCTCATCCCAAACAGATGGATAAAGTGATTAATAAAAATAAGTCGTTTGTTTTCTTCCGTAAAATGACTGAGGGTGTCGCTTTGGGCTCACAAGGTGTTGCTTTAACTCCAGGTTATTCTCTTGCTATTGATAAGCAATGGATACCCATGGGCGCTCCTCTTTGGTTAACGACTACGCGTCCAGACAGTACCAATCCTGATGAAAATAAGCCATTGCAACGCTTAATGATTGCTCAAGATACAGGCGGAGCGATACGTGGCAAAGTCCGTGGGGATGTCTTTTGGGGCGGCGGTGAAAAAGCGACGCTGATTGCTGGCCATATGAAGAATCATGGTCATTATTGGATTCTTTTACCTAAAAATGCAGTATCTCGCTTAGAGAAGAATAAATTAATTTCTGGGTAA
- a CDS encoding FUSC family protein, giving the protein MFFWPQTVENRAAIRTALAALAAVLLSFKFHLETPFWSGMSVVVVSNLYTGNIIDKAMLRIIGTIAGAFLGFYVAGLVANSFLLYFLSCFSIVCIGSYYYSFSINGYAYLLGALCAFLIISQVTINPQNAFFVAIWRPVEIGIGVLVSAISAYFIFPNHLKDNITIQLHDIFTDFSTGIIQLLNMLREGNPDFDLLAQNNLKLKKKLRKAVELIGAMNHELGVTKAKTDQVRALLDLFYDVSRQLQYLILISPQHSDLTIVQSLSIEPVLNAIQSDLAQLQLAFSNQEMLLELKTEAAIAELEMHVKQIQKSDEGSLFYLNPKTNTDLGAQEPAFKSNFIYAFIHFLHQVNQSLLLMHSLLSHIPLGMTAKFQVLKTQERIRTDRDVIKRSIKAGFSVILALGFWMVTNWPGGLNGIISSLVISIRKNLFEMKNVSIHRLLGCILGGGIALFSLFLIKMNLYDFILIFFLSVWGFSYFMFKLPKYSYIGLQANIALIISLAQEGGPPVYLGPPLQRLGGIVIGIVASFIVANLLWRSDVWTMLNRYLNKLYLYMGQNLKQILLAPGNQKKLHDLANLFWTSRGLIESLADEPLSAKKQGMLVELRKRFDSLVMIQATMSHILGAVNREKVEEAAQLLGCDLFFYEKEVWTAFTQHDTASGLKLSAQLNDLLSEIDKKKTFSKVSDSDLRGFLAYINALNQLVLRIH; this is encoded by the coding sequence GTGTTTTTCTGGCCTCAAACGGTTGAAAACAGAGCCGCCATAAGAACAGCACTTGCTGCGTTAGCTGCTGTGTTGCTTTCATTCAAATTTCATTTGGAAACACCTTTTTGGTCAGGAATGAGCGTTGTTGTGGTTTCCAATTTGTATACCGGTAACATCATTGATAAAGCCATGTTGCGTATTATTGGCACTATTGCCGGGGCATTTTTGGGCTTTTATGTTGCAGGACTTGTTGCCAACAGTTTTTTACTCTATTTTCTTTCCTGCTTTTCAATCGTGTGTATCGGTAGCTATTATTACAGTTTTAGTATCAATGGTTATGCTTATTTATTAGGTGCACTTTGTGCTTTCCTTATTATTTCACAAGTCACTATAAATCCACAAAACGCTTTTTTCGTCGCGATTTGGAGGCCGGTTGAGATTGGAATTGGTGTGTTAGTATCGGCAATCAGTGCTTATTTTATTTTTCCAAATCATTTAAAAGACAACATCACCATACAACTTCATGATATTTTTACCGATTTTTCGACGGGTATCATTCAATTACTCAATATGTTGCGTGAGGGTAATCCGGATTTTGATTTGTTGGCGCAAAACAATTTAAAGTTAAAAAAGAAACTACGTAAAGCAGTAGAGCTCATTGGCGCAATGAACCACGAATTAGGGGTTACTAAAGCAAAAACTGACCAGGTTCGTGCTTTATTGGATCTTTTTTATGATGTGTCACGGCAGTTACAATATTTGATTTTAATTTCACCCCAGCATAGTGATTTAACAATTGTGCAATCATTATCGATAGAGCCTGTTCTGAATGCAATTCAATCCGATCTGGCGCAGTTGCAACTGGCTTTTTCGAATCAAGAGATGCTTCTGGAGCTAAAAACAGAGGCGGCAATTGCGGAATTAGAAATGCATGTGAAACAGATTCAAAAAAGTGACGAGGGAAGTCTTTTTTATTTGAATCCCAAAACGAACACAGACCTGGGAGCACAAGAGCCTGCTTTTAAGAGTAATTTTATCTATGCGTTTATCCATTTCCTGCATCAGGTGAATCAAAGTCTTCTTTTGATGCACTCGTTATTAAGCCACATTCCTCTAGGCATGACTGCAAAATTTCAAGTCTTAAAAACCCAAGAGCGAATCCGTACGGATAGGGATGTCATTAAGCGCAGCATTAAGGCTGGATTTTCAGTTATTCTTGCTTTAGGTTTTTGGATGGTAACTAATTGGCCTGGTGGTTTAAATGGAATTATCAGTAGTCTGGTGATCTCGATTCGTAAAAATCTTTTTGAAATGAAAAATGTCAGTATTCATCGTTTACTCGGCTGTATTTTGGGCGGGGGCATTGCTTTATTTTCCTTATTTCTCATCAAGATGAATCTTTATGATTTTATTTTAATATTTTTTCTTTCAGTTTGGGGTTTTTCCTATTTTATGTTCAAGTTGCCTAAATATTCTTATATTGGGTTACAGGCAAATATTGCTTTAATCATTTCTCTTGCTCAGGAAGGAGGGCCTCCTGTTTATTTAGGACCCCCATTGCAACGTCTAGGCGGGATTGTCATTGGAATTGTAGCCAGTTTTATTGTGGCGAATCTTTTATGGCGTTCTGACGTATGGACTATGTTGAATCGTTATCTTAACAAACTGTACCTTTATATGGGGCAAAATTTAAAGCAAATACTCTTAGCTCCAGGGAATCAAAAAAAACTGCATGATTTAGCCAATTTGTTTTGGACCTCCCGAGGATTGATTGAATCACTTGCTGATGAACCCTTAAGCGCAAAAAAGCAAGGTATGTTGGTGGAGTTGAGGAAGCGTTTTGATTCTTTGGTGATGATACAGGCAACTATGAGTCATATTTTAGGAGCGGTTAATCGAGAAAAAGTTGAGGAAGCAGCGCAATTATTAGGATGCGACTTATTTTTTTATGAAAAAGAGGTATGGACTGCTTTTACCCAACATGATACTGCATCTGGATTGAAATTAAGTGCACAGTTAAACGATTTACTCTCTGAAATTGATAAGAAAAAGACATTTTCCAAAGTTTCTGATAGTGATTTAAGAGGATTTTTAGCTTATATCAATGCGTTAAACCAATTGGTTTTAAGAATTCATTAG
- a CDS encoding efflux RND transporter periplasmic adaptor subunit, with translation MRLQKILEFKYWPQIAVLALLFAGYVAYRYFAYYDTRSNDAYVSANIINMASIVSGPVTHIYVKENQKVKKGDKLIEIDPLPYTYAVQQAKAKLNIAKLNYENEKANVIKAEQRLKAAQIQLNLSQDHYERYSKLQAKGDMAKITLINLADKMKEQAAAIKEAEEQLRIAQTNLDDNEILAAQAELAQANYLLDHTTLVAPDDGYITNFNLRVGQYIKVGEGLFAFIETKHWWIVTRYRETAIRLIQPGDKAKIMVDMYPGKVFHGHVDSIGWGINRVQSGNVAPSTLVYLEATEDWIRIAQRFPVRIYIDDLTDEYPMRIGANATTITYR, from the coding sequence GTGCGTTTACAAAAGATTCTTGAATTTAAGTATTGGCCGCAAATTGCTGTTCTTGCGCTGTTGTTCGCGGGATATGTTGCCTATCGTTATTTTGCTTATTATGACACACGTTCGAATGATGCCTATGTTTCCGCAAATATAATCAATATGGCCTCCATAGTTTCTGGACCAGTTACCCATATTTACGTTAAAGAGAACCAAAAAGTTAAAAAGGGCGACAAGCTTATTGAAATTGATCCTCTTCCCTATACTTATGCCGTACAACAAGCTAAGGCTAAATTAAACATTGCCAAATTGAATTATGAAAATGAAAAAGCGAATGTGATTAAGGCAGAACAACGATTAAAAGCAGCTCAAATTCAGTTGAATTTAAGTCAGGATCACTATGAACGCTATTCAAAATTGCAAGCGAAAGGAGATATGGCCAAGATCACTTTAATTAATTTGGCCGATAAAATGAAAGAACAAGCCGCAGCAATTAAGGAAGCAGAAGAACAACTTAGAATTGCCCAAACCAATTTAGATGATAATGAAATTTTAGCAGCACAGGCAGAATTGGCACAGGCAAATTATCTTCTGGATCATACTACCCTTGTAGCACCGGATGATGGCTACATTACTAATTTTAATCTGCGTGTAGGTCAATATATCAAAGTTGGAGAAGGATTATTTGCTTTTATAGAAACCAAACACTGGTGGATAGTTACCCGCTACAGGGAAACAGCAATTCGCTTGATACAACCTGGTGACAAGGCAAAAATTATGGTTGATATGTATCCGGGAAAAGTATTCCATGGCCATGTAGACAGTATTGGTTGGGGAATCAATCGGGTACAAAGTGGCAATGTTGCTCCTTCAACCCTAGTTTATTTAGAAGCAACTGAAGACTGGATTCGCATTGCACAACGTTTTCCGGTGCGAATTTATATTGATGATTTAACTGATGAATACCCTATGCGCATTGGAGCCAATGCGACTACTATTACCTACAGGTGA
- a CDS encoding PilW family protein — protein MKKQAGLSLTEVLISLFLTSVIITTLFQLYLGSKRQYVEIEKILTTRFDLQWVSDLLSDSIRRAGFTPCLGIDRLQVIDRRNHQNKIQALQIGNQPNQFIQVNRMNEHFTKIVKIQGATRILVQNPVSFHKKRPVLIADCEHAEVQELLEIEQQAENSLITLNKPLFFSYDGSVYIGEYLEEKWFIKKNAQGVDALHYQLVQSEEVTPLIHFLHTRNQRIKEKQFLEMIVGLDENKTLELRVAVRSS, from the coding sequence ATGAAAAAACAAGCGGGCCTCAGCTTAACTGAGGTTTTGATAAGCCTTTTTCTGACCAGTGTGATTATCACTACTTTATTTCAACTTTATTTGGGGAGTAAACGCCAATATGTTGAAATTGAGAAAATTTTGACAACGCGCTTTGATCTGCAATGGGTGAGTGATTTACTGAGTGATAGTATTCGGCGTGCAGGTTTTACTCCTTGTTTGGGCATCGATCGCCTGCAAGTTATTGATCGCAGAAATCATCAAAATAAGATACAAGCACTCCAAATTGGCAATCAACCCAATCAATTCATACAAGTAAATCGTATGAATGAGCATTTTACAAAAATAGTCAAAATTCAAGGTGCAACACGAATATTAGTGCAGAATCCAGTAAGTTTTCATAAAAAGCGACCTGTACTGATTGCTGATTGTGAGCATGCAGAGGTACAAGAACTACTTGAGATAGAACAACAGGCTGAGAACTCACTCATTACCTTGAACAAACCATTATTTTTTTCCTACGATGGTTCGGTATATATAGGTGAGTATCTTGAGGAGAAATGGTTCATTAAGAAAAATGCACAGGGTGTGGATGCTTTGCATTATCAATTGGTACAGAGTGAGGAAGTAACCCCGTTGATTCATTTTCTGCATACCCGAAATCAACGTATCAAAGAGAAACAGTTTCTTGAAATGATCGTGGGATTGGATGAAAACAAAACACTAGAACTTAGAGTGGCGGTGCGTAGTTCATGA
- a CDS encoding prepilin-type N-terminal cleavage/methylation domain-containing protein yields the protein MNWQKGFSLTEVLVSLLLVTTLALTLLQQRGQSKQLLNQLVLRMQASQFLDQIEESLVAQVPKLPSAPTPYHLEIQLKNQHVLVQLAWFEQSGVLTRKRSSTGSIK from the coding sequence ATGAATTGGCAAAAGGGATTTTCCCTTACTGAAGTATTGGTCTCTTTATTGCTTGTAACCACATTGGCTTTAACTTTGTTGCAGCAGCGAGGGCAGAGCAAACAACTATTAAATCAGTTGGTCTTACGCATGCAAGCCTCCCAGTTTCTTGATCAAATCGAAGAATCTCTTGTGGCTCAGGTTCCGAAATTACCATCCGCTCCTACACCTTATCATTTGGAAATACAACTTAAAAATCAACACGTACTGGTTCAACTTGCCTGGTTTGAACAATCAGGGGTTCTAACCCGTAAACGCAGTTCCACAGGCAGTATAAAATGA